One window from the genome of Gimesia aquarii encodes:
- a CDS encoding outer membrane protein assembly factor BamB family protein — MRNSLNTIRVLSLLMLTLSSLPSSAVAGNWPMWRYDAGHTAASPDGLPDQLTPLWTRSFGQREQVWDDPLNNDLMTYDKVFEPVVYGKRMFVGFNDSDKLIAINTEDGNTLWTFYADGPIRFSPVATKDRVYTVSDDGYLYCLNSETGKLVWKFRGAPAAQKALGNKRVISAWPARGGPVLYDDTIYFAASIWPFMGTFIYALDAETGNVVWVNDSTSASYIKQPHSAPSFAGVAPQGTLVATEELLLVPGGRSVPAALDRKTGKLKYFHLGGKGNGGSFVISNESEFFVHTRYRGVRTYNLKTGLPSLYVHNEPVLDDKMLYSAILKNKRPLIQAYKKNHQALWSLDVDGQGDLIRAGNRLYAAGEKTLSAITLPTSPEQKPKIAWQLPLKSQVLRLLAADEKLFAVTLNGDIKAFGKPAKLSPQTKPKPESLLSDPQSIETANTLLEKAKTKKGYAICYGADQESLLDAFLDQSQLRFIVIGQDPAKVQRLRTKYDSLGLYGSRITVHEGTPESFQAPQHIARLTLLSEAFMESLDARQLKQIYRSVRPYGGVICMPQNEKRSTRETVAIFHKAALPKAIYTGRAEQFLIERKGALPDSADWTHQYGDIANTVKSNDKRVKLPLGVLWFGGNTHDDILPRHGHGPPEQVVGGRTFLEGMNSLSARDVYTGEVLWRREFDDLGTFGIYFNTTYKDTPLSTQYNQKHIPGANARGTNYIATSDEVYLAIGSECHVLNATDGKTRRIIKLPNPQNDWAFIAVSEHILFAGNGFAHYGKKIDEKPGKDGPAAADLSASNGLIAYDRHSGKKLWETAAVHSFLHNGIVVGSKRVYCLDKLPASAEKKLSRRGMADPTKYRIVCFDIHTGRELWSTNKSIFGSWLGYSKKHDLLLQAGARAKDRLSDEVGQGMTAYRGKDGSIIWQNKDQRYTGPCVLHNDLIITSANSYEVSGGAFNILDGTPYSIINPITKQKESLKFSRTYGCNYVIASENLLTFRSGAAGFYDLESKSGTGNFGGFKSSCTSNLVVANGVLNAPDYTRTCSCSYQNQTSLALIHMPEIEIWTNSELGSGSDSASLVKQAGINFGAPGDRRAKNGTLWLDYPSVGGQSPDLKVKISNKQFVPFRHHTLKMREPSPSGSLNWVAASGIENPQKITIAINQNKDTMTPEGIPIAGVEDDAEEDSKGEVKLHSSDLELGLDAGDPQVVALRFTDIPLLSADDLESAYIQFTVDERGDSRCQLKIQTEDVANSKAYVETKRNLSSRKRSKAYVEWTPPAWSKVGAVGTAQATPDLTSIIKSVLSKKNWKPGNAISFLFTGTGTRIAKSYKGAKSGSARLVLKTKMKQQQQKTAAKTKATPPANRYTIRLTFTEPDENMKPGNRQFQVRLQGTPAIDNLDILRETGQAMHSLVKEFKNIPASDKIEIELIPVNDSAHPPVISGIELISEI; from the coding sequence ATGCGAAATTCATTAAATACCATCCGAGTCCTCAGTCTCCTGATGTTAACACTCTCGTCGTTACCGTCATCAGCAGTAGCCGGTAACTGGCCGATGTGGCGTTACGATGCGGGGCACACCGCTGCATCCCCAGATGGTTTACCCGATCAATTAACACCACTGTGGACGCGTTCTTTCGGTCAACGTGAGCAGGTCTGGGATGATCCCCTCAATAACGATTTGATGACCTACGACAAAGTTTTCGAACCCGTCGTCTATGGCAAACGCATGTTTGTTGGTTTCAATGATTCCGATAAGTTAATCGCCATTAATACAGAAGATGGCAACACACTCTGGACATTTTACGCCGATGGCCCCATTCGATTTTCCCCTGTTGCCACAAAAGACCGCGTTTATACGGTCAGTGATGATGGCTATTTATATTGCCTGAATTCAGAGACGGGAAAACTGGTCTGGAAATTTCGCGGCGCTCCGGCTGCGCAAAAAGCATTAGGAAATAAACGTGTCATTTCCGCGTGGCCTGCCCGAGGTGGCCCCGTACTGTATGATGATACGATTTATTTTGCCGCCAGCATCTGGCCATTCATGGGCACTTTCATCTACGCCCTTGATGCGGAAACAGGAAATGTCGTCTGGGTCAATGACTCTACCAGTGCCAGCTATATCAAACAGCCACACAGTGCCCCTTCGTTTGCGGGTGTTGCACCACAGGGAACTTTAGTTGCAACAGAAGAGCTTTTGTTAGTTCCCGGTGGTCGGTCTGTTCCCGCGGCACTTGATCGCAAGACAGGGAAACTCAAATATTTTCACCTCGGTGGTAAAGGAAATGGTGGCTCTTTTGTCATTAGTAACGAAAGTGAGTTCTTTGTCCACACTCGTTATCGCGGTGTGCGAACCTACAATCTCAAAACGGGGCTACCCAGTCTGTATGTGCATAATGAGCCGGTGCTTGATGACAAAATGCTCTACTCTGCCATTTTGAAAAACAAACGACCTTTAATTCAGGCCTACAAAAAAAACCATCAGGCTTTGTGGTCCCTCGACGTTGATGGCCAAGGCGATCTGATCCGCGCAGGAAATCGACTGTATGCGGCAGGGGAAAAAACGCTGTCCGCGATTACTCTCCCGACCTCACCAGAACAAAAGCCAAAAATCGCCTGGCAACTCCCTTTAAAGAGTCAGGTTTTACGGTTGCTGGCAGCCGATGAGAAATTGTTTGCCGTGACATTAAATGGAGACATCAAAGCATTTGGTAAACCAGCGAAACTGTCGCCACAAACGAAACCAAAACCAGAATCATTACTCTCTGATCCTCAATCTATTGAAACAGCAAACACCCTGCTGGAAAAAGCGAAAACAAAAAAAGGTTACGCAATTTGCTATGGTGCAGATCAAGAATCGCTACTCGATGCCTTTCTGGATCAGTCTCAATTACGTTTCATCGTCATCGGACAGGATCCAGCCAAAGTCCAGAGGTTACGAACCAAATATGATTCACTCGGATTGTACGGCTCTCGAATTACCGTTCACGAAGGAACCCCTGAATCATTCCAGGCACCACAACATATCGCACGGCTGACATTATTGAGCGAGGCGTTCATGGAATCCCTCGATGCCAGACAACTCAAACAAATCTACCGCTCCGTTCGACCTTATGGCGGCGTGATCTGTATGCCGCAGAATGAGAAAAGGTCCACGCGTGAAACCGTCGCAATCTTTCACAAGGCTGCACTGCCGAAGGCAATTTATACCGGACGTGCAGAACAGTTTCTCATCGAGCGCAAGGGAGCGTTACCTGACTCAGCCGACTGGACCCACCAATATGGTGATATTGCCAACACCGTCAAGTCGAATGACAAACGGGTAAAGCTACCCCTGGGCGTTCTCTGGTTTGGCGGAAACACACACGATGATATTCTGCCCCGACATGGACATGGTCCTCCCGAGCAGGTTGTCGGCGGCCGGACGTTTCTGGAAGGAATGAACAGTCTCAGTGCACGCGATGTTTATACGGGAGAAGTTCTCTGGCGAAGAGAGTTTGACGATCTGGGAACGTTCGGCATTTATTTCAATACGACCTATAAAGACACCCCTCTCAGTACTCAATACAATCAGAAACATATTCCGGGTGCCAATGCGCGTGGCACGAATTATATTGCAACCTCTGATGAAGTCTATCTCGCCATCGGTTCGGAATGCCATGTTCTGAATGCGACGGATGGGAAAACGCGGCGGATCATCAAATTACCAAATCCCCAAAATGACTGGGCCTTCATCGCCGTCTCTGAACACATCTTATTCGCCGGCAATGGATTTGCACATTATGGTAAGAAAATCGATGAGAAACCAGGGAAAGACGGACCTGCGGCAGCCGATCTTTCCGCCAGCAACGGACTCATTGCCTATGACCGTCATTCTGGCAAGAAACTCTGGGAAACCGCTGCCGTGCATTCTTTTTTACATAATGGAATCGTCGTAGGAAGCAAGCGTGTTTATTGCCTGGATAAGCTCCCTGCCAGCGCCGAGAAAAAACTTTCGCGTCGCGGAATGGCAGATCCCACAAAATATCGCATCGTCTGCTTTGATATCCACACTGGAAGAGAACTGTGGTCGACCAATAAAAGCATCTTCGGTTCGTGGTTGGGCTACTCGAAAAAACATGACCTGCTGCTTCAGGCGGGAGCGCGTGCCAAAGACCGTTTGAGTGATGAAGTCGGACAAGGCATGACAGCCTACCGCGGCAAAGATGGATCCATCATCTGGCAGAATAAAGACCAACGTTATACGGGACCTTGTGTATTGCATAACGACCTCATCATCACCTCGGCTAATTCTTACGAAGTCTCAGGCGGGGCGTTCAATATTTTAGACGGAACGCCTTATTCGATTATCAATCCGATTACAAAGCAAAAAGAGTCGCTGAAGTTTTCACGAACCTATGGTTGTAATTACGTCATTGCCAGTGAAAACCTGCTGACGTTTCGATCGGGAGCCGCCGGATTTTATGATCTGGAATCAAAAAGCGGCACCGGAAATTTTGGTGGTTTCAAATCCAGTTGCACTTCCAATTTGGTCGTAGCTAATGGAGTCTTAAACGCGCCGGACTACACGCGCACTTGTAGCTGCTCATACCAGAACCAGACTTCTCTGGCGTTGATTCACATGCCGGAAATTGAAATCTGGACCAATAGTGAATTAGGCAGCGGTTCCGATTCTGCTTCATTGGTCAAACAGGCAGGTATTAACTTTGGTGCTCCCGGAGATCGTCGGGCAAAAAATGGCACCCTTTGGCTCGATTATCCAAGTGTGGGTGGACAATCTCCAGATCTCAAGGTCAAGATTTCTAACAAACAATTTGTCCCGTTTCGACACCATACACTCAAAATGAGAGAACCTTCTCCCTCTGGCAGTTTGAACTGGGTCGCTGCTTCTGGAATTGAAAACCCCCAAAAAATCACCATCGCCATCAATCAGAACAAGGACACGATGACACCTGAGGGAATCCCAATCGCCGGTGTCGAAGATGATGCAGAAGAGGATTCGAAGGGGGAAGTCAAACTGCATAGTAGCGATTTGGAACTCGGCCTTGATGCCGGGGACCCACAAGTGGTCGCACTCCGTTTTACAGACATTCCACTGTTATCGGCTGACGATTTAGAATCTGCCTACATTCAATTTACCGTTGATGAAAGAGGCGATTCGCGCTGTCAACTAAAAATTCAAACCGAAGATGTCGCGAATTCCAAAGCGTACGTGGAAACAAAACGGAATCTTTCCTCTCGAAAGCGATCCAAGGCTTATGTGGAATGGACTCCCCCTGCATGGTCAAAAGTCGGTGCCGTGGGCACAGCACAAGCGACACCTGATTTGACTTCCATTATCAAAAGTGTCCTGTCAAAGAAAAACTGGAAACCAGGAAATGCGATTTCGTTTCTCTTTACGGGAACAGGCACACGCATCGCCAAATCGTACAAGGGGGCGAAATCAGGCTCCGCACGGCTTGTTCTCAAAACCAAAATGAAACAGCAGCAGCAAAAAACAGCAGCAAAAACGAAAGCCACTCCTCCAGCAAATCGGTATACGATCCGACTGACATTTACCGAGCCTGATGAGAATATGAAACCGGGAAACCGACAATTCCAGGTTCGCTTACAGGGAACACCTGCCATTGATAATCTGGATATTCTCAGAGAAACCGGTCAGGCAATGCACAGTCTGGTCAAAGAGTTTAAAAATATTCCCGCATCAGACAAAATTGAGATTGAATTGATTCCGGTAAATGATTCAGCACATCCACCTGTTATCTCGGGAATTGAGTTGATCAGTGAAATTTAA
- a CDS encoding DUF1549 and DUF1553 domain-containing protein: MLSVSIHHHRRRFRTAVAHLFVLLFVLLSLAIFPYGSIFASEPKPNVPSESLSGQIDQLIDQAKEREGVVSAPRSTDAEFMRRVSLDLSGKIPPVSELRLFLADPDPKKREKLINRLLDTPGFVVHFTNIWRSILLPEAGTDLQARVQIPEFEAWLRSQLRENTHYDEIVRQIINAPLAVNRNQAESDTSQGLTPRAYYIAKQFKPESLAASTSRAFLGVRIECAQCHDHPFDKWKQEQFWQYAAFFSNVAPAQQGGVGAVLNVTEVVGKPQIKIPDTNRLVEASFLDGVQPDWEQEQLNPRLRLSEWVTSPENPYFAKATVNRVWSLFFGRGLIDPVDDFSASNLATHPKLLDLLATKFQEHDYDLKYLIREIANSQTYQLTSRQTDPSQSRTEWYGKMPTRGLTAGQIFANLIQATGFFQQTTEANGNLFGPGMNDPQTEIFELFKSDSESRLEPRATILQALALMNGTFVTNATSLEQSDVFTAIVDFPGLSVEQKIEAFFLSALSRKPTDAESQRLADYVKSQASEEDRTHAYADLFWALLNSSEFLLNH, translated from the coding sequence GTGTTGAGTGTTTCAATACATCATCACAGGCGACGTTTCAGGACAGCGGTTGCCCATCTCTTTGTACTCCTGTTCGTTCTGCTTTCGTTGGCGATTTTCCCATACGGCTCCATTTTTGCGTCCGAACCAAAACCCAATGTCCCCAGTGAGAGTCTTTCAGGCCAGATTGACCAGCTCATCGATCAGGCGAAAGAACGGGAAGGAGTCGTTTCCGCACCTCGTTCGACCGATGCGGAATTTATGCGACGGGTCTCGCTCGACCTTTCAGGGAAAATTCCGCCTGTTTCCGAGTTACGTCTTTTTCTTGCGGATCCGGATCCCAAGAAACGCGAAAAACTGATCAATCGTTTGTTAGACACTCCCGGTTTTGTCGTTCACTTTACCAATATCTGGCGTTCCATCCTTTTGCCGGAAGCGGGAACCGACCTGCAGGCACGGGTACAGATCCCCGAATTTGAAGCCTGGTTGCGATCTCAGTTGAGGGAGAATACCCATTATGATGAGATCGTTCGACAAATCATCAATGCCCCTCTTGCTGTTAATCGTAATCAAGCAGAATCAGACACGTCACAGGGGTTAACGCCGCGGGCGTATTATATTGCGAAGCAATTCAAGCCAGAAAGTCTCGCGGCCAGCACTTCACGCGCGTTTTTAGGCGTGCGAATTGAATGTGCGCAGTGCCACGATCATCCGTTTGATAAATGGAAACAAGAGCAGTTCTGGCAATATGCGGCTTTCTTTTCAAACGTGGCTCCTGCGCAACAGGGAGGGGTGGGCGCTGTTTTGAACGTCACAGAAGTTGTAGGAAAACCGCAAATCAAAATTCCCGATACAAATCGGCTCGTTGAAGCCAGTTTTCTTGATGGAGTCCAGCCTGATTGGGAACAAGAACAACTCAATCCACGTCTGCGACTCTCCGAGTGGGTCACCTCACCTGAAAACCCGTACTTTGCGAAAGCAACAGTCAATCGCGTTTGGAGTCTCTTTTTTGGCCGTGGCCTGATTGATCCCGTTGATGATTTTTCAGCGTCGAATCTTGCCACACATCCCAAACTGCTTGATCTGCTGGCAACGAAGTTTCAGGAACATGATTACGATTTGAAATATCTGATTCGTGAAATTGCAAACAGCCAAACTTACCAGCTGACCAGCCGCCAAACAGATCCGAGTCAGTCTCGTACTGAATGGTATGGAAAGATGCCAACACGTGGATTAACGGCAGGACAAATCTTTGCCAATCTGATTCAAGCGACAGGTTTTTTTCAACAAACGACAGAGGCGAATGGAAATCTGTTTGGGCCTGGAATGAATGACCCCCAGACCGAAATCTTTGAGTTATTTAAGTCTGACTCTGAGAGTCGACTGGAACCCAGGGCAACTATTTTACAAGCACTGGCTCTGATGAATGGTACCTTTGTGACGAATGCGACCAGTCTGGAACAATCAGACGTATTTACGGCCATCGTTGATTTTCCAGGACTTTCTGTCGAACAAAAAATTGAAGCATTTTTCCTGTCTGCTTTAAGTCGTAAACCTACGGACGCTGAATCGCAGCGTCTTGCAGATTATGTGAAGTCGCAAGCTTCGGAAGAGGACAGAACACACGCTTATGCAGATTTATTTTGGGCGTTATTAAACAGTAGTGAGTTTTTGTTGAACCATTAA
- a CDS encoding EF-hand domain-containing protein — protein sequence MLVVCLWGMIGNSHMLAGEVRPEANDDQHKHAAQRIVLLAPSAPFIIELSVLVDKETFRTTTTDYIDRLFRSLDRDQNNFIDLKEMENVPAFGIKQYDQGTPAQRMKKLEFPPMDNRLSLAEFASYLHSAQGTAFRITGTPSRTSQAIELFRKLDQNGDGSISDAEFMASSKTLFMYDRDEDEVFNVAELQPFGSDPNRVGAQPVVRQVVETPFRRLDNDQSIKDSISELFKKYVEHANAEKTTLSVNCFKSGDPDAMARVQSFDRDRDGFLSHDELFVYLQNPVIDVQLQITLPRKQRFRPQLKLLKKQSNRMSEIEPVSNSKLKLRVDGLLLELRAKSSRHMFADNVRFYQTRFRVVDADKNGYLNQSEFMQLNIPKLDYKNVDQNKDDMLTVKELTDSLIKDTLAVQNQVVMTVQNDGKSLFEILDTDLDRRLSPRELQKSVQRVREYDGNRDRSLDVSELRGHFKLTFELGKPELFVFDPRMNSMAMGQGRAVQRTSSGPRWFQRMDRNRDGDISPREFLFDPSLFIKLDTNHDSLISPAEAEALKDNQ from the coding sequence ATGCTGGTTGTCTGTCTGTGGGGAATGATTGGAAATTCCCACATGCTGGCAGGTGAAGTACGACCTGAAGCTAATGATGATCAACACAAACATGCAGCACAAAGAATTGTGTTACTCGCGCCTTCTGCACCCTTCATCATTGAATTAAGTGTGCTGGTTGACAAAGAAACTTTTCGTACGACGACGACCGATTACATTGACAGGCTGTTTCGTTCACTGGATCGTGATCAAAACAATTTTATCGATCTCAAGGAAATGGAAAACGTTCCGGCCTTTGGCATTAAACAATATGACCAGGGGACTCCTGCCCAGCGCATGAAAAAACTTGAGTTTCCGCCAATGGATAATCGACTCAGTCTGGCTGAATTTGCTTCGTACCTGCACAGCGCCCAGGGAACTGCGTTTCGGATTACAGGTACTCCGTCACGTACTTCTCAAGCGATCGAATTGTTTCGCAAATTGGATCAGAATGGTGATGGTTCGATTAGCGATGCGGAATTCATGGCAAGTTCGAAAACGCTTTTCATGTATGATCGCGATGAAGATGAAGTCTTTAATGTCGCCGAGCTACAGCCGTTTGGGAGTGATCCCAACAGAGTCGGTGCGCAGCCGGTTGTTCGTCAGGTTGTGGAAACACCATTTCGCCGCTTAGACAATGATCAATCAATTAAAGATTCGATCTCTGAGTTATTCAAGAAATATGTTGAGCACGCGAATGCTGAGAAAACTACACTCTCAGTGAATTGTTTCAAATCGGGAGATCCTGATGCCATGGCGCGCGTGCAAAGTTTTGATCGTGACAGAGATGGTTTTTTAAGTCACGATGAGCTGTTTGTCTACCTTCAAAATCCCGTTATCGATGTCCAGTTACAAATTACACTACCACGGAAGCAAAGATTTCGTCCCCAACTGAAATTACTTAAAAAACAGTCGAATCGGATGAGTGAGATTGAACCCGTCTCAAACTCTAAGTTAAAATTACGCGTAGATGGCCTTCTTTTGGAACTGAGAGCGAAAAGTTCGCGTCATATGTTTGCGGACAACGTCCGTTTTTATCAGACACGATTTCGCGTCGTCGATGCTGACAAGAATGGATATCTGAACCAATCTGAATTTATGCAGCTCAATATACCAAAGCTGGATTATAAGAATGTGGACCAGAATAAGGATGATATGTTGACCGTGAAGGAGCTAACAGATTCTCTCATCAAAGATACCTTAGCTGTACAGAATCAGGTTGTCATGACCGTGCAAAATGATGGGAAATCGTTATTTGAAATTTTGGATACCGATCTGGATCGGCGTTTAAGTCCACGTGAATTACAAAAAAGTGTACAACGTGTGCGAGAATACGATGGAAATCGTGATCGTTCGCTGGATGTGTCTGAGCTCCGCGGGCATTTCAAATTAACATTCGAGTTAGGAAAACCTGAGTTATTTGTATTTGATCCACGAATGAATTCGATGGCTATGGGGCAGGGGAGAGCGGTGCAGCGCACATCAAGCGGACCACGCTGGTTTCAACGTATGGATCGAAATCGTGATGGTGATATTTCTCCCAGGGAATTTCTGTTTGATCCCTCTTTATTTATAAAACTCGATACGAATCACGATTCTCTGATCAGTCCTGCGGAGGCAGAGGCGCTAAAAGATAATCAATAA